One Rubritalea squalenifaciens DSM 18772 genomic region harbors:
- a CDS encoding ATP-binding protein, which yields MNSRTIELLLNSLSQDPSNWDIRLHVAELLTAEGDHSRAADILKAPQSLPETEDKLLVIAELLANHDWQEALQILDSIISSNKACSKAYRQKADIYRERGMKDEARKQYNVAAVIDESMEDPEFEAWLDTDSTPPQSPTSPKLETPPPIPMANTNSHLPYYTSSDESNLEEDEFIETDSSLDALLNSTRQLIDFSDIGGMEQLKERIRMSIIYPFKNKDLFKKFKKRSGGGLLFYGPPGCGKTLISRATAGECGAHFINISVHDILSKWLGESEQRMHSLFEVARRKAPTIIFIDEVDALGVKRSDAGYTASLVNTLLTEMDGSQSDNEELLIIGATNTPWRVDSAFRRPGRFDHVLFVPPPDLEAREAILKILLSDIPQDKIDIRKLAKITDKFSGADLSAVVDRATESVIQEIMKSGKEIKLNQKHLLQAAKTTRPTTLEWIEQASNYASYANQSGLYDDLAEYIRSI from the coding sequence ATGAATAGCAGAACAATCGAGCTACTTTTAAACTCACTCTCACAAGACCCCTCTAACTGGGATATCCGTCTCCATGTTGCTGAACTACTGACTGCTGAGGGCGACCACAGTCGTGCTGCGGACATACTCAAAGCTCCTCAATCCCTACCAGAGACTGAGGACAAACTATTAGTAATCGCAGAGCTCCTGGCGAATCATGACTGGCAAGAGGCCTTACAGATCTTGGACTCAATCATTTCCAGCAATAAAGCCTGCTCCAAAGCCTACAGGCAAAAGGCAGACATTTACCGCGAACGCGGAATGAAAGATGAGGCCAGAAAACAATACAACGTGGCTGCTGTCATCGACGAATCAATGGAGGATCCAGAATTTGAAGCTTGGTTAGATACAGACTCTACTCCTCCCCAATCTCCAACTTCGCCGAAACTAGAAACTCCTCCCCCCATACCAATGGCAAACACAAACAGCCATTTGCCATACTACACCTCTAGCGATGAGAGTAATCTTGAAGAAGATGAATTCATCGAGACTGACAGCTCGCTTGATGCGCTGCTCAACTCGACTCGGCAACTTATCGATTTCAGCGATATCGGCGGCATGGAGCAGCTCAAGGAGCGCATCCGCATGAGCATCATCTACCCATTCAAAAACAAAGATTTATTCAAGAAGTTCAAAAAACGCTCTGGCGGCGGCCTTTTATTCTACGGCCCTCCCGGATGTGGCAAAACCTTGATTTCCCGAGCCACTGCGGGTGAATGCGGAGCTCATTTCATCAACATCTCGGTGCATGACATCTTGTCCAAGTGGCTTGGCGAAAGCGAGCAACGCATGCACTCATTATTCGAGGTAGCCCGCCGAAAGGCACCAACCATCATCTTTATTGATGAAGTAGATGCTCTCGGAGTGAAGCGTAGCGATGCCGGCTACACAGCAAGTCTGGTGAATACCCTCCTCACAGAAATGGATGGCAGCCAGTCAGACAATGAGGAGCTCCTTATAATTGGTGCCACAAACACTCCTTGGCGCGTGGATAGCGCATTCCGCCGTCCCGGTCGGTTCGACCATGTACTCTTTGTTCCGCCACCTGACCTAGAGGCCAGGGAGGCGATTCTTAAAATACTCCTCAGCGATATTCCTCAGGACAAAATCGATATCCGTAAACTAGCCAAGATTACAGATAAATTCTCTGGAGCAGATCTCAGTGCCGTTGTAGACCGCGCCACCGAATCGGTGATTCAAGAAATCATGAAGTCTGGCAAAGAAATCAAACTCAACCAGAAACACTTACTCCAGGCGGCTAAAACAACGCGTCCTACGACTCTGGAGTGGATCGAGCAGGCTTCAAACTATGCCAGCTACGCCAATCAGTCAGGCCTTTATGACGATTTGGCAGAATATATCCGCTCCATTTAA
- a CDS encoding tetratricopeptide repeat protein, which translates to MSSFTDNISNYESDPEESLHTQLKNYTSSGQWFRAREVAGQLLSTSPESSWLHCQMGFILYQLNDFKHAENHLKESVRLQPDYANGYRLLGFLYLSMNRAGTAEDNVRKALSLEPNDETSWCLLGNLSLHFDNPQQALQCAEKALNLCPDDVSALDLKARALDELPDHKVAPQDLINQYEEILSLEPDNALAYSRIGDVYCEKLKKYKVAEEYYRKALFIDPESKSHQSDLIRCLRKRDPILRLLWLPFLPTKLVIKLIELIPDGNLKWKHLFGFLLALPLLLIGKYIILFGIVSAVAFFTFFWPLTKVYEYLTIVDIHKKMGKIAIYKGPFRKLHKWSFYTRFFLFLVFLVCFWSVVYFLFTSDQYRGGTIAAFLTVCIGAVILTVLASCVGILIDANSKKTRERRNKKQPVIDNE; encoded by the coding sequence ATGAGTTCGTTTACTGACAATATTAGCAATTACGAGAGTGATCCAGAAGAGTCCCTACATACTCAATTGAAGAATTATACGAGTTCTGGCCAGTGGTTCCGAGCCAGGGAGGTAGCTGGCCAGCTACTTTCCACCAGCCCCGAGTCATCTTGGCTGCACTGTCAAATGGGGTTTATTCTCTATCAGCTAAACGACTTTAAGCATGCAGAGAACCATTTGAAAGAAAGCGTCAGGCTGCAACCAGACTATGCGAATGGCTACAGGTTGCTTGGGTTCCTCTACCTGTCCATGAATCGTGCCGGCACTGCTGAGGACAACGTCCGCAAAGCATTGAGTTTGGAGCCAAATGATGAGACTTCCTGGTGCCTCCTCGGAAACCTATCACTGCATTTTGACAATCCGCAACAGGCTCTTCAGTGCGCAGAGAAGGCATTAAACCTATGTCCAGATGATGTCAGCGCTCTAGATCTGAAAGCCAGGGCACTCGATGAGCTACCCGATCATAAGGTTGCTCCTCAGGACCTCATCAACCAATATGAGGAAATACTCTCGCTCGAGCCAGATAATGCCTTAGCCTACTCCCGTATTGGAGACGTCTATTGCGAAAAACTCAAGAAGTACAAAGTAGCTGAAGAATACTACCGAAAAGCCCTCTTCATTGATCCTGAGAGCAAAAGCCACCAGAGCGACCTCATTCGTTGCCTGAGAAAAAGAGATCCAATCCTCCGATTGCTGTGGCTCCCCTTCTTACCCACAAAGCTTGTAATTAAACTGATAGAGTTGATTCCAGATGGGAACCTGAAATGGAAACATCTATTTGGATTCCTGTTAGCACTACCATTACTATTGATTGGCAAATACATCATCCTCTTTGGCATCGTCAGTGCAGTGGCCTTCTTCACCTTCTTCTGGCCACTGACTAAAGTTTACGAATACCTCACCATCGTAGACATTCACAAGAAAATGGGAAAAATTGCCATCTATAAAGGCCCCTTCCGAAAGCTACACAAATGGAGCTTCTACACCCGATTTTTCCTATTTCTGGTCTTCTTGGTGTGTTTCTGGTCCGTTGTTTACTTCCTTTTTACTAGTGACCAGTATCGTGGCGGCACGATCGCAGCATTTCTCACAGTGTGCATAGGAGCCGTCATCCTTACAGTTCTAGCTAGCTGTGTTGGAATCCTCATAGATGCTAATTCCAAGAAAACGAGAGAACGCAGAAACAAAAAACAACCCGTCATCGACAATGAATAG
- a CDS encoding HEAT repeat domain-containing protein, with product MRTSFRLGLLRKKEQADCIMAFSGIFVVFFMLFGGLGGNEALDYVDTKSYWKEQGEQPAEEALIQEVSKPQVKEGASAKASEIRKLMVIRTLGEMKSKGAVKALEQATKSEERFVAGYAKEALAAINGEKADYPKVDGGDKKDMLIMPKDTGVFVHATMKSGPAQDIAKELKKALPEQQQAGAEMMLSGMQKGLITFLEKSGNIRIDTASVGVAQNVGDEAGWAVLSLRGEYDHAALRATILEMAGGDFNQVKIGGVDYLSPEDEVFFAPLSDEHFILMTGPGKEQLPLESMGKALAGEVKEVAMPKDLQDLIAKTEKKGNLWAAALVSGEMKKVPHLKEFKNLRMETAKGGEFTEVLVIGEGEQANKVQQALTAIEELHAEFVDKEVAQMKEHMPPGMKPMADFIEGIEFRGRGDLAIVSGKLKDINPLNMLTGMFLFQAPMHHEHGDLEVE from the coding sequence ATGCGTACGTCGTTTCGTCTTGGTTTATTGAGAAAAAAAGAGCAGGCTGACTGCATTATGGCATTCAGTGGAATATTCGTAGTGTTCTTTATGTTGTTTGGTGGTCTCGGAGGCAACGAGGCTTTGGATTACGTGGACACGAAAAGTTATTGGAAAGAGCAAGGTGAGCAACCTGCTGAGGAAGCTTTGATTCAGGAGGTAAGTAAGCCTCAGGTCAAAGAAGGTGCATCGGCAAAGGCCAGTGAGATCCGTAAACTTATGGTGATCAGGACACTCGGTGAGATGAAGTCAAAGGGTGCTGTCAAAGCTCTTGAGCAAGCGACGAAATCTGAAGAGCGTTTTGTGGCTGGCTATGCCAAGGAGGCACTCGCGGCAATCAATGGCGAGAAAGCCGACTACCCGAAAGTGGACGGGGGAGATAAGAAAGATATGCTGATTATGCCCAAGGATACAGGGGTCTTTGTCCATGCGACTATGAAAAGTGGGCCAGCCCAGGATATCGCTAAAGAGCTCAAGAAAGCTCTCCCTGAACAGCAACAGGCAGGGGCTGAAATGATGTTGAGCGGTATGCAGAAGGGCTTGATCACTTTTCTGGAAAAGAGTGGAAACATTCGCATTGATACGGCGAGTGTAGGAGTGGCTCAGAATGTAGGAGACGAGGCAGGCTGGGCTGTATTGAGTTTACGTGGTGAGTACGATCACGCCGCTCTCCGGGCAACGATTCTAGAGATGGCAGGAGGTGATTTTAATCAGGTGAAGATCGGTGGTGTGGACTATTTGTCTCCAGAGGATGAAGTGTTTTTTGCTCCCCTGAGTGATGAGCATTTTATTCTCATGACTGGGCCGGGCAAAGAGCAGCTGCCGCTGGAGTCGATGGGTAAAGCGTTAGCCGGAGAGGTCAAGGAGGTTGCTATGCCCAAAGATCTCCAAGATCTCATTGCGAAAACTGAGAAGAAAGGAAATCTCTGGGCGGCCGCACTTGTATCAGGAGAGATGAAGAAGGTGCCCCATTTGAAAGAGTTTAAGAATCTTCGAATGGAGACTGCAAAAGGTGGTGAGTTTACTGAAGTTCTTGTCATTGGCGAGGGAGAGCAGGCTAACAAGGTTCAGCAGGCGCTGACTGCTATTGAAGAATTACATGCAGAGTTTGTTGATAAAGAGGTAGCCCAAATGAAAGAGCATATGCCTCCGGGGATGAAACCTATGGCTGATTTTATCGAGGGTATCGAATTCAGAGGAAGAGGCGATTTGGCCATTGTGTCGGGGAAGCTAAAAGATATCAACCCTCTGAACATGTTAACTGGCATGTTCTTGTTTCAGGCGCCGATGCATCATGAACATGGTGATTTAGAAGTAGAGTAG
- a CDS encoding aldo/keto reductase: MEKRRLGKSGMVVSVIGLGTMTFGTQADKEESFKIMDAAVDAGIDFFDTAEVYPVPPTKELAGLTEEWVGDWMKDKPRESVIIATKVAGPAHGWFNPPVRHDKAAIDGFMIRRAVEGSLRRLKTDYIDLYQVHWPDAGMRPLDAIEVLDDLVREGKIRAYGVSNETCYGMMKWLSEADAAGMRRLDTIQNNFSVNNRRFEDELGQCCLGEGVSCLPYSPLAGGVLAGKYQKGAKPAGARFSAYLDGAERQRKMAERFVNEKSLANTAAIHEIAKREGIDPVTFAIAWSKQHDFVASTLMGVSSLDQLQPHIDAAEVTIRPEVMVEIDALTSANLYPMG, encoded by the coding sequence ATGGAAAAAAGACGTTTAGGTAAGAGTGGAATGGTGGTGAGCGTGATTGGTCTGGGCACCATGACTTTCGGTACCCAGGCAGATAAGGAAGAGAGTTTTAAAATCATGGATGCGGCGGTCGATGCAGGCATTGATTTTTTTGACACTGCTGAGGTCTATCCTGTGCCGCCGACCAAGGAGTTGGCTGGTTTGACGGAAGAGTGGGTGGGTGATTGGATGAAGGATAAACCCAGAGAGTCAGTGATTATTGCTACCAAGGTGGCCGGGCCGGCTCATGGCTGGTTTAATCCGCCAGTTAGGCACGATAAGGCGGCCATTGACGGTTTCATGATCAGACGTGCGGTGGAAGGAAGTCTAAGAAGATTGAAAACCGATTACATTGATCTCTACCAAGTGCACTGGCCGGATGCTGGAATGCGCCCACTGGATGCGATCGAGGTGCTCGATGATCTAGTACGTGAAGGAAAGATCCGTGCTTATGGAGTTTCTAACGAAACATGCTATGGCATGATGAAGTGGCTGAGCGAGGCGGATGCCGCTGGAATGCGCAGGTTGGATACGATCCAGAACAATTTCTCGGTGAATAACCGACGGTTTGAGGATGAGCTTGGGCAGTGCTGCTTGGGTGAGGGTGTGAGCTGTCTTCCCTATTCGCCACTCGCTGGTGGAGTGCTGGCAGGTAAATACCAGAAGGGTGCCAAGCCTGCAGGAGCTCGTTTTTCAGCCTATCTTGATGGGGCTGAGAGGCAAAGAAAGATGGCCGAGCGATTCGTAAATGAGAAGTCTCTGGCGAATACTGCGGCCATTCATGAGATTGCCAAGCGGGAGGGGATTGATCCTGTGACTTTTGCCATTGCTTGGAGTAAACAGCATGACTTTGTGGCCTCCACTTTGATGGGGGTGAGCTCTCTAGATCAGTTGCAGCCACATATTGACGCCGCCGAGGTGACTATTAGGCCTGAGGTCATGGTGGAAATTGATGCGCTGACATCCGCCAATCTTTATCCAATGGGTTAG
- a CDS encoding bifunctional GNAT family N-acetyltransferase/carbon-nitrogen hydrolase family protein: protein MDESLFETPAGTLKVRNAREDDIPRLIEVYARAFPGLIETDELWQPDQLQSHIEIFPEGQFVAELDGNIVGAASSLIVNLGKDPLRPHTYYGITDDGYFYNHDYQGDTLYGADVYVDPKVQRAGIGNALYSRRRDLCRKLNLRRILSGGRLWNYEKYAAEFSPQEYVARVQAGEIHDQVLTFQLNQGFVVRAVMPNYIRDKRSQDHASLIEWLNPDYQSNRDEDSKVRVSCVQYQMRRLTSFEDFEAQVKYFVSTAADYKSEFVLFPEFFSVQLLSQMDPATSQEGIRKLAECTDRFINLISGLAREFGLYVIAGSHPVMEGDKLYNKAMLFRPDGSYVAQPKLHITPSERIAWGITGGNELMLIQTPKAKVGILICYDIEFPEAARYLAEKGAEIIFVPYCTDNRQGFLRVSLCAHARAIENQIYVVTAGVVGNLPDVPVMDIHYGRATVYTPSDFEFARDGIQAQSDANVETMLVTDLDISDLYRSRESGSVTPVSDRRRDLFEFKSYLRNSFEKRGVERSVVTDSEES, encoded by the coding sequence ATGGATGAATCGTTGTTCGAAACCCCTGCCGGAACACTTAAAGTTAGAAATGCACGCGAGGATGATATCCCGCGCTTGATCGAGGTTTATGCGAGGGCTTTTCCGGGCTTGATAGAGACGGATGAGCTCTGGCAACCGGATCAACTCCAAAGTCACATCGAGATCTTTCCTGAGGGCCAGTTCGTAGCCGAACTGGATGGGAACATTGTAGGGGCTGCCTCCAGCTTGATTGTCAACCTGGGGAAGGATCCTCTGAGACCACATACCTACTACGGTATCACGGATGATGGCTACTTCTATAATCACGACTATCAGGGAGATACCCTGTATGGGGCGGACGTGTATGTTGATCCAAAGGTTCAGCGCGCAGGTATAGGAAATGCTCTGTATTCCAGAAGGCGAGATCTTTGCAGAAAGCTGAATCTTCGGCGTATTCTCTCCGGAGGAAGATTGTGGAATTACGAGAAATATGCAGCAGAGTTTTCCCCGCAAGAGTACGTTGCGAGGGTGCAGGCAGGGGAGATACACGACCAAGTTCTCACTTTTCAGTTAAATCAAGGCTTTGTGGTTAGAGCCGTCATGCCGAATTACATTCGAGATAAGAGGAGTCAGGATCACGCCTCCTTGATCGAGTGGTTGAACCCGGATTATCAGTCTAACAGAGACGAGGATTCCAAGGTCAGGGTTTCCTGCGTGCAGTACCAGATGCGACGCTTGACTTCGTTTGAGGACTTCGAGGCACAAGTAAAATACTTTGTTTCCACGGCTGCCGATTATAAGAGTGAGTTTGTCTTATTCCCAGAGTTCTTCTCCGTGCAATTGCTTTCTCAGATGGATCCCGCGACTTCTCAGGAAGGGATTCGCAAATTAGCTGAGTGCACAGACCGTTTCATCAATTTGATCAGTGGCTTGGCCAGGGAGTTTGGTCTCTACGTGATCGCAGGATCTCACCCGGTGATGGAGGGAGACAAATTGTACAATAAGGCGATGTTATTCCGCCCTGATGGCAGTTACGTGGCCCAACCCAAGCTACATATTACGCCATCAGAGAGAATTGCATGGGGTATTACTGGTGGTAACGAGTTGATGCTCATTCAGACTCCTAAAGCAAAGGTGGGAATTCTGATCTGCTATGACATCGAGTTCCCTGAAGCTGCCAGGTATTTGGCGGAAAAGGGGGCGGAGATCATTTTCGTTCCTTACTGCACGGATAACCGACAAGGTTTCCTGAGGGTGAGTCTATGCGCTCACGCACGTGCGATTGAAAATCAAATCTATGTGGTGACTGCTGGTGTGGTAGGAAACCTGCCCGATGTTCCGGTGATGGATATTCACTATGGTCGGGCGACGGTGTACACGCCCTCTGATTTCGAATTTGCGCGAGATGGAATCCAGGCCCAGTCGGATGCTAATGTGGAAACGATGTTGGTAACGGATCTGGATATTTCGGATCTCTATCGTTCACGCGAATCGGGAAGTGTGACCCCTGTTAGTGATCGCCGGAGGGACTTGTTTGAGTTCAAGAGCTACTTGCGCAATTCTTTTGAAAAGCGTGGCGTGGAGCGCAGTGTCGTCACAGACTCAGAAGAGAGTTAA
- a CDS encoding MerR family transcriptional regulator: MPKHGIKIVTQQTGLSPHVLRVWEKRYQAVTPMRTDTNRRLYTDSELQRLKALAILTGLGYAIGQIARLSCSELQVLLRKHDNSINDRSEAPATDLGDEQEKGFISRAIQATKEMDQAKLETIFDEASIAFGYSGLLERVMVPFIKLVGQLWQEGHISSSDEHAASCAIREYLAHTTRPFTSSTSSPSLIVTTPSGQLHEIGAVIAASLARKAGWNVTYLGASLPAEEIASAAIKRQAKAVALSIVYPVDDPHLLGELGRLRRHLPNTPIIVGGQGAAALAPQLSEFKMKHLSSIREFNTCLCKIRSCSF, encoded by the coding sequence ATGCCTAAGCATGGAATCAAAATAGTAACGCAGCAAACTGGCCTGAGCCCCCATGTCCTCAGGGTGTGGGAAAAACGCTATCAAGCCGTCACCCCAATGCGCACAGACACCAACAGACGTCTGTATACAGATTCCGAACTTCAGAGACTCAAGGCTCTGGCTATCTTGACAGGCCTGGGATATGCGATCGGCCAAATTGCCAGACTCAGCTGCTCCGAGCTTCAGGTTCTTCTCCGTAAACACGACAACTCGATCAATGATCGATCGGAAGCTCCGGCGACAGATCTAGGCGATGAGCAAGAGAAAGGTTTCATCAGCCGAGCTATTCAAGCCACCAAAGAAATGGATCAGGCAAAGTTGGAAACAATCTTTGATGAAGCCAGCATTGCCTTTGGTTACTCAGGACTGCTTGAGAGAGTCATGGTGCCTTTCATCAAACTGGTAGGCCAACTCTGGCAAGAAGGTCACATCTCCAGCTCAGATGAGCATGCTGCCAGCTGTGCCATCAGGGAATACCTCGCTCACACCACACGACCCTTTACCAGCAGCACCTCGTCTCCCTCACTGATCGTCACCACCCCTTCAGGTCAACTGCATGAGATCGGAGCCGTCATTGCCGCTAGTCTGGCGCGTAAAGCTGGATGGAACGTAACCTATCTTGGGGCCTCGCTCCCTGCTGAAGAAATCGCCAGTGCCGCCATCAAGAGACAGGCCAAGGCGGTCGCCTTGAGCATTGTCTACCCGGTCGATGACCCGCACCTTTTGGGGGAGCTTGGTCGACTCCGACGCCACCTGCCAAATACTCCGATTATTGTGGGAGGCCAAGGCGCAGCCGCCTTAGCCCCACAACTGAGCGAGTTCAAGATGAAGCACCTAAGCTCCATCAGAGAGTTCAATACCTGCCTTTGTAAAATTCGCTCCTGCTCTTTTTAA